The genomic segment CAAATAGCCAGATTCACATACTCCAGCTTCCTTGAAGCCCGTCTTTGAATATCTGGGGGAAGTTTTTTGGACTTCCCAGTTTCATATAAGGACTTGGTGAGCTTATTCGCAAAGGTCTTGATCATTAAGGTCAACGTAATGCGTCACGTGACATAAATCAATAGCATTTTCATTGTTATCATGAAACAAGGATATGGTTGATTTTGGCAGCATATGAACTGAACAATTCAAGCTTTCTTTGTCAGTCTTCAGGATAATTGGAAAGGACTACGCTATGTCCATAGCCGGAGCCTTGTATCACGCCAAGCGTAGCCGGGTGACTTTAGAGCGCCAGCGGAAAAGCCGACCTGCTTTAACGCTATGGCTAGGCGTTCACTCATGAAGCCATGGTGCATAGCTCAGTCCCACCAATACACCTTCGGGACTCATGAACCTTGCGACTATCTGTCCCCACGGTTCAGTCCGGGATTCGTGTACAAACTCCTGCCCATTCTCTTTCATTTCCTGTACTGCCGCCTCCACAGCAGCGGCATCAGCCAGCTCGAATTCTATAGTTGCTGTGGGCTCAGGAACACTCTCCGGCCATTCATCCTGCCCAAAACAAGACTGGGCGGCCATTGATAAGGGCCATACACCAAAATGATTCGCTCCAGGAAACTTATCCATAAAACGATAATCGCCCATCGTTTCAAGCGGCAGGCCTAGCGCCTTCTGGTACAGGGACTCACTTGCTGCCGGGTCCTTTGTTATTGTAGCAAAACCGGCAATACACATAACTTCCATTGACCCCTCCCTTGCTTAAATTCTCAAATGGTCGGTGTCTCACTCTCATTGGCACAGAGGGAATCCTAAAAAAAGCAACCAACTGAATCGTTACTAAGCATATCTGAAAGCCATTATCAAGTCAGTCCTGGCTCTGGGAAACTGAAAAATCACCCTATGGTGTGTAAGCCTACATGCATCAGGGCTTTGTCTCCCATATCCCCCAACACCCTGCCAGTCCTTGTTTTCAAACCATAGGGTTCCTTTCCTGGTCCGTCCGGACCTGGAAGGCATTAAAAAAAGGACAGCTGTCTGATCTGAACTAAGTACCAGAGAGGTCTTGAAAGGGATGCTTTGCAGGAATGGCCTGGCCAGGGCTGAACAGTCCAAAAAAAAGCCCCCAAAGCTTTGGCTTCAGGGGCTTAAAATAACTTGCAGCCGGTACTGTCACCGGCATTATCTATGGTAACCAGGCTTGCAGCCTGCTGAAAATCTTTGGCGTCCCCAAGGGGGTTTGAACCCCTGTTTTCGGCGTGAGAGGCCGACGTCCTAGGCCACTAGACGATGGGGACGAACTGACTTAAATGGTGGGCCGTGCAGGGATCGAACCTGCGACTCTCTGCTTAAAAGGCAGATACTCTACCGGCTGAGTTAACGGCCCACATGTGAAAGGGACTTTGGATACCCGCCTTGTCCAGGGTTGTCAACCAAAAAAATAACCAGAAACAGATTCCCGGACCGCCCTGCCTTCAGGCTGCTCATGATCCGGATCCAGCCGGACAGACAGGATCAGGCCACCACATCAGCTATCTGAAAGATGGGAAGGTACATGCTGATGACCAGACCGCCCACAATTACCCCCAGGATCACAATCATGATCGGTTCGATAAGCGAGGTCAGGGTATCCACTGCCACATCCACTTCATCGTCAAAAAAATCAGCAATCTTGCCCAGCATATTGTCCAGGGCTCCGGTGGACTCACCTATGGAGATCATGTGGATGACCATGGGCGGAAAGATCCCGGTATCATCAAGGGGCTCTGCCAAGCCCTGGCCTTCGGATATGCTTTTTTTGGCCTGCTGCACCCCAAGCTCAACAGTCTTGTTGCCTGATGTCCTAGAAACTATATCCAGGGCGCTCAGAATCGGGACACCGGAAGAAATCATGGTGCTCAGGGTCCGGCTGAACCTGGCCACAGCCACTTTGCGCAGCAGCGGCCCAAAGACCGGAACAAAAAGAATCCAGTTATCAACAATAATCTTGCCCCGTTCCCAGCGGTAAAAAAGCCTGAACGCAATCACTGCTCCAATGGCCCCCAGGATGATATAAAGAAAGTTGTCCTTGGAGAACCGGCTGAGATTGATAACAATCTGGGTGGGAGCCGGCAGAGTTCCGCCGAATTCAGCAAACATCTGCTCAAAGGTCGGGATGACAAAAATAAGAATTATGGCGATAACCGCCACTGCCACTGCAATGATCACCCCGGGATAGATCAGGGCACTCTTGACCTTGGCCTTGAGCCTGGCTGCCTTTTCAATATACTGGGCCAGCCGCTCCAGGACCACGTCCAGGACTCCTCCTGTTTCTCCGGCATCCACCATGTTGGTGTACAGGTCGTCAAAAACATCCTTATGCCTGTTCAGCCCGTCATAAAGAGAGGCTCCGCCTTCAATATCACTTTTGATCTCATAGAGTTTTCGCCTGAGTATCTTGTTTTCAGTCTGTTCGCACATGACCTGCAGGGATTGGAGAATGGGAACGCCTGCATTGATCATGGTGGAGAACTGTCTGCTGAATACCACCATGTCCCTGGAAGTGACCCTTCCTTCAAGAAAGGTTCCTTCAAGAATGTCCTTGGGCTTGGGTTTGACCCTGATTTCAGCCAGTCCCCTTCTGCGCAGGACGTTTTCCGCCATGTCCAGGCTGGGAGCATCGAGATCTCCCTTGATTTTCCTGCCTGTCCTGGTCCTGGCCTTGTAGATGAATATCGGCATGTCTCGGTTGGGACTCCAGGTTAATGATTGCTGCCAAAACTAAAGGATCTGCAATTTTTACGGCCCAGCATCAATGCTTTTGCGAGCACCCCGAGGGTCCGGGGCAATCTCATGAAAACCGGCTGAAATTCTTACCCTGCCCGCAGCAACAATAAAAATCTCAGCCCGGGTGTTATTTTAACTGGCTGTACTTCTAAGCACCTCTGAAGCTGAGGTTATCCCTTGGACCATCTTGTTCAGACCGCTTTTACGCATGGTGATCATGCCCTCCTGCACCGCCTTTCTTTTCAGCTCGGCTTCGGAAGCCCTGGCCAGGATCAGCTCCTGGATCTTCGGGCTCACAGTGAGCACTTCATACAGCCCTGTTCTTCCCCTGTAACCTGTCTGACTGCACTGGGAACAGCCTGCAGACCGGAAGATCTCGGCTGATTCCGCTTCCTGGGGGTCCAGGCCCATATCCATGAGGTACTGGCCATCCAGTTCATCAGGTACTTTGCAGGAAGGACAAAGCCTGCGGACCAGACGCTGGGACATGATGGCGTTCACTGCTGACGCTGCCAGAAAATCGTCCACTCCCATGTTCACCAGTCTGGACAAAGTTGAAACAGCATCATTGGTATGTAAAGTGGCCAGGACCAGATGGCCTGTCAGGGCTGCTTTGACCGCTATCTCAGCTGTTTCCAGATCACGGATTTCACCCACCAGGATGATGTCCGGGTCCTGACGCAGAAACGAACGCAGAACTGCTGCAAAGCTAAGTCCGACCTCTTCTGCCACCTGAACCTGGTTCACCCCTTTAAGGCTGAATTCCACTGGATCTTCCACAGTGGAGATGTTCACCCCTTCCCTGTTCAACTCCATTATGGCCGAATAAAGGGAGGTGGTCTTGCCAGATCCGGTCGGCCCGGTAACCAGGACCATCCCATACGGTTTTCTTATGGCCGCTTCAAAGGCCCTGAAGGATTTCTCCTCCAGGCCCAGCCTGACCATGTCCACGTTCAGGGCGGACTTGTCCAGAAGGCGCATGACCACCTTTTCACCGAACAATGTGGGCAGGATGGAAACCCTGAACTCCAGACTCATGCCCTGGGATGTCCTGACCTTGATCCGTCCGTCCTGGGGCAGCCTTTTTTCAGCAATATTAAGCTGGGCCATGATCTTAAGCCTGGATATGATGGCGTTTTTCATGGACATGGGCGGATGCATCATATCCTTGAGGATGCCGTCCAGGCGCATCCTGACCCTGAATTCCTGTTCATAGGGCTCGATATGAATGTCCGAGGCCTGTCTGGCAATGGCCTCCATGATGATCAGGTTGACCATCTTGACCACCGGGACC from the Desulfonatronovibrio hydrogenovorans DSM 9292 genome contains:
- the pilB gene encoding type IV-A pilus assembly ATPase PilB; protein product: MNHHSLTRKLIEQAGLDRDQVRTVQQEQADRKLDFARAALVLGLITQELYRDHMAMALGLPVVEPGALNIPEQVMDLLDRESWEKYQAVPFFVQDQKLYLACSEPGRISALDDIRFMTGLEPMVHLATRSSIARALANFKKRPGQGLEDLLADMADQDGPIQEADSQTDDAASLEAASQVPVVKMVNLIIMEAIARQASDIHIEPYEQEFRVRMRLDGILKDMMHPPMSMKNAIISRLKIMAQLNIAEKRLPQDGRIKVRTSQGMSLEFRVSILPTLFGEKVVMRLLDKSALNVDMVRLGLEEKSFRAFEAAIRKPYGMVLVTGPTGSGKTTSLYSAIMELNREGVNISTVEDPVEFSLKGVNQVQVAEEVGLSFAAVLRSFLRQDPDIILVGEIRDLETAEIAVKAALTGHLVLATLHTNDAVSTLSRLVNMGVDDFLAASAVNAIMSQRLVRRLCPSCKVPDELDGQYLMDMGLDPQEAESAEIFRSAGCSQCSQTGYRGRTGLYEVLTVSPKIQELILARASEAELKRKAVQEGMITMRKSGLNKMVQGITSASEVLRSTAS
- a CDS encoding type II secretion system F family protein; the protein is MPIFIYKARTRTGRKIKGDLDAPSLDMAENVLRRRGLAEIRVKPKPKDILEGTFLEGRVTSRDMVVFSRQFSTMINAGVPILQSLQVMCEQTENKILRRKLYEIKSDIEGGASLYDGLNRHKDVFDDLYTNMVDAGETGGVLDVVLERLAQYIEKAARLKAKVKSALIYPGVIIAVAVAVIAIILIFVIPTFEQMFAEFGGTLPAPTQIVINLSRFSKDNFLYIILGAIGAVIAFRLFYRWERGKIIVDNWILFVPVFGPLLRKVAVARFSRTLSTMISSGVPILSALDIVSRTSGNKTVELGVQQAKKSISEGQGLAEPLDDTGIFPPMVIHMISIGESTGALDNMLGKIADFFDDEVDVAVDTLTSLIEPIMIVILGVIVGGLVISMYLPIFQIADVVA
- a CDS encoding VOC family protein, translated to MEVMCIAGFATITKDPAASESLYQKALGLPLETMGDYRFMDKFPGANHFGVWPLSMAAQSCFGQDEWPESVPEPTATIEFELADAAAVEAAVQEMKENGQEFVHESRTEPWGQIVARFMSPEGVLVGLSYAPWLHE